The genome window GATGCGGGATGAAAAAGTGGTTCGTAATCACGACGATTTTGAATGCTGCGGCAAGTTCAGAGTCTGAAACACTGTATCCCTGCAATCAATCAGCTTGGGTTTGCGACCCTCCGTATTGAAGGGAGTTAATACGTGTTGGGCCAGCTTGAGAGTATGAGGCCGGTATGGCACAGCCGTTGGAGATCGTTGAATGAAACGAAGAGAGTTTATTGCTAAAAACTTGGGAGCAGGTCTGGCGGTCAGTACAGGAGCCATCTGCGGTGGCCTGCCGGCATCTTCTGCCGATTTGAACTATGATTCTCAAAAGAAATGGCCTCTGGATGCTCAGGGGGCTGTGCCGCCGGACGAGGTCCGTTTGCTGGCAGGATATATTGGGACCTATCATGCTCCTGAAGGCGCCATGCCGAGGTCGGGTGGATGGAAGGCCGTCTATGACATGCTCAAATTTGATGCTCCCCCCTCTTATAAGAAAAAGAAGGTTGCGGCTCCTGTCATGTATAATTCGTCTTTAGGTCAGGTTGCGATTTCCCGATCCGGTCGGGATCCTGAATATCACATTCAAATGGCATATTCTCCGACTGCGGCTGTTGAGGAAGTAGATGGTCAGCTTTACTGCAATACGGATGATGTTGCTTCCATTTGTAATTATGAAATGACATGGCGCTGCTCGTCACGAGATCCGCATATTACTTATTTGCGCAAAGAGATCGGTCGCGTCGGGTCTGGAGAACTGACGGTTTCGACTCCGGCGTATACGGATCGGTTCCGGATTCAGAAATCTCTTACATCGCTGTGGACCCTTATGGATGCCGTTCGTTTTCTGCCGGCTCAGGCTGGATGGAAAAAGAATTTTGACCTGTATATGGATTTATCCTCTCTGCGCCGGAATCAGGTTTTGCAATACAGCAAAGAGAGCGTGATTCAGACTGCCGGAGGAAACGTTCCTGTCAGCTTTTATCGTCAGCTAGGAGAAGGGATTGAGCCGATACACTATGCGGTCGATGAACAGAAGAGACCGTTGTTTATTACTCAGGGGCAGTTGGGCTGGGGCTTAAACAGAATTGAGATCATCTAATGAGTTCAAAATCACCCAATATTATCTTTGTGCACGTGGATCAGCTGCGCTGGAGTGCAGTCGGAGCCAATGGCAGTGCAGATGGACGGACTCCGAATATGGATCGGATTCTGAATGAAGGTGTTCGGTTCGATCGTTCTTATACCGCATGTCCGGTTTGTGTGCCGGCGCGCACCGCCTGGTACACCGGCCTCGAACCGGAACAGAGCGGTATTTCAGAAAATCCCCGCTGGATTGACCGGAAGCAGGTTGATGTAACTGAGCTGGGAACGTGGCTGAGTGAAAAAGCCGGCTACGACTGTTTTTATGCCGGCAAGTGGCACATTGCCCTGAAACCGCAGACCACCGGCTTCACTTTCCTGCACGACAGTAATCCGGTCGGTGAATATGGTGACACGCCACTGGCTCGCGCTGCGGAAGATTTTCTGCTGCACCATCAGAGCGATAAGCCGTTTTTTCTGAGCGTTGGTCTGCTCAATCCTCACGATATCTGCTATTGGAGTTTTCAATATACGCCGGCAAAATTTGCTATTGCAAAAGATATTGAAAACCTGCTGCCGCAGCTTCCTCCCAATCTGGTTCGAAACGACAAAAAAAGCGAGTGGAGTGATCTGCAATGGCGGTTCTATGCCTACAGCTATTTTCGGTTTGTCGAAATGGTCGATGATGAAATCGGCCGAATCTACCGGGCATATCGGCGTTCACCTGACGTTGAAAACACCGTGTTTATTTTTTCATCTGACCACGGGCAGGGCAACGGCGAGCACGGTGTCGCGACCAAAAATTCGCCGTATGAGCACAGCTGTAAAGTTCCGCTTGCAGTTATTGATTCGCAGTCCACCCCCCGGAGGGATCGGGATCATATGATTTCAGGATTGGACATGGCTCCAACCATTTGTGATTACGCCGGTGTTGAACCGATGCCGCGCAATCATGGAAGAAGTTTCAGGCCGCTGGTTCGAAACGAACAGGTTTCGTGGCGCGACCGAATGGTGCTGCCGACTCCTTTGCTCAGGCACAGCGTTGTCCTGAAAGGAGATTATAAGCTGATTTACACCCGTAAAGGCGGTGCTGTGCAGTTGTTTCACCTGAAAAATGATCCGTGGGAAATGCATGATTTGTCTGCCGATCCGGCTCACCGGGAAGTACTGGATGAGCTGTCGTCTCTGCGCGAAACATATGATGAACAACGCGAATACTGTCCGATGGCCCGGAGAGATCTGGAACGATGGATGTAAATTGAAATCAGGAAGAATTCAATGAAACGACTGTTTTTTTATTCAGCAGCAGCGCTGGCTCTGTCGGTTTCGGCAGAGCCGCCGAATGTTTTGGTTGTGATGATGGACGATTTCGGGGGCGGGCAGTTTGCGCCGCTGGCGGACCGGCTGAATGAGCAGTCCTTTGATCCGGCATTTGTCAGTTTCGTTGCCAGCATGAAGAATGGCGGGCAGTATTCCAATACGGAAGCTCTAGCCGCCGCCCGCAAAGCGATGCCGACGATGAGCCGGCTGGCTGCGGACGGACTTCTGTTCACCCGGGCTTTTTCCGCCGCCGCTCTTTGTGCTCCGTCACGTTGCGGTCTTGCCACGGCAATGCATCCCAACCGGTTCGGGATTTATGAAAACAGTGATGTGAATGCGTGGCCGGGAGCGTTGCCGCCTGAAAAAATTCTGATGCCGTACTTCAAGGCCGCCGGCTATGTAACCGGCCACATCGGCAAATGGCATCTCGGTCCGCTTAATGAGGAAATGGCACGGCCGATTTTTGAGAAATATGGACTTTCTTCGGACACAAATCCTCATTCTTTGAAAAAGAACAGTCCGGCATATAAAGAGCTGGAGGCCGTCGGTTATTTTGGCTCCGTACCCGATGCGCTGAATCCGCTCAATAACGGTTTTGATTTTTACTACGGCTATAATTATCACCAGTCGAAGTTCTACGGAGATTCCAATGTTTGGAACGGATTTGAGCATGCCGGAAAACAGGAAGGATATAATACAGAGACGTTTACAGAAAAGGCACTCTCTTTCATCAATTCCGCCGCAAAGGAAAAACAGCCGTTCTTTCTGAATCTGCATGTTCATGCGGTGCACGGCCCGCTGTTTCCGAATCCGCCGGAAAAATACATGAAACCGTTTGAGGGCATGCCGAACCTGCTGAAGAATTTTTACGGTCATGTTTTTGCTGTCGATGAAGCCATTCGGAGTGTCATAGAAACGCTGGAAAAAAACGGGCAGCTGCAAAACACACTGATTGTATTTACCGGGGACAACGGGGGATCCGTTCAGCGCGAGAGTCCGCTGCCGGGCAATGCGCCGCATCGCGGTCATAAAGGCAATTATATTCAGGGCGGGATCCGTGTTCCGCTGGTGATTTCATGGCCGGCACAGATACACAAGGGACACGTAACTTCCGAACTTGTGTCACTGCTGGATATTCTGCCGACCGCCATGGATGCCGCAGGCATATCGATTCCTGACGGGCTGGACGGGCGGTCGCTGCTGCCGTTTATTGAGCATTCCGGGAGCGGGCCGCATGATCAACTGGTCTGGTTCGGTCTTGAATCGCGCAGCTGGGGATTTTTGAGGGAAACCGCATTTGATTTTCAGAAAATGCGGTCGAAAGAACCTGGATCGTGGACCGTTGTAACCGACGAATGGCTGCTTCGGTTTACGGGAGAAATCGTTCCCGGTCTTTACAGGGATTATCCCGATGGAAATTCCGCCCGGATGGAACTCTATTCCGTTAAAGACGATCCCGGCGAAACACATAATCTGGCAGGACAGTATCCCGAGACCGTTGCAACGCTTAAAGCGATTGCCGCGAAACGGGCGAAGACTCTTCCGCCGCCGTCTCATTGGAATCGCCTCAAATGGCAGGAATTACAGGACAGTCTGGAGAAATAAAATGAAACGCAGAAATTTTATGGGATTAACCGGTGCATCTCTTGCGCTGAGCGCATTCGGTGCGTCAGCCGTTTCCAAGGTTCGGAAACCGTATAATATTCTGATTATCCACACGGATGAGCACAACTTCCGCACGCTGGGCTGTTATCGCCGGACACTGCCGGAAAAGGAAGCGCTGATATGGGGGACGCCGGTTGTTGAAACACCGTACATCGATTCGATTGCCGACCGCGGACTGGTTGCCGATTCTTATTATTGCGCCAGTCCCATCTGCGGACCGTCGCGCGCATCCTTTGTTTCCGGCCTCTATCCCATGGATACCGGGGTCATCGAAAATGACGTTCGTATTCATCAGGACATCGAAACCTTTGCCACTGCGCTGCAGCGGGCCGGCTATTCGACCGGATACATTGGGAAATGGCATCTGGACGGACTTCAGGACGAAATCATAAAGCATATGGAGGAAAAAACCGGCAAGCCTGCCCGCAACATGTATGCCGCACCGGAATATTATACTGGCTGGGTGCCGCCGGAACGGGGCCTGGGGTTTGAAGACAACCGCTATATGTTTGATTGCTGGCACGGAAAAAAAGTTGTTTCGGATCCGGACGGAAGAAATCCGGAAATGTTTTATCCGACCGAAATCGGGGATGAAAAAACATTTATGACCGACTGGCTTTCGGATCGGACTGTTGAATTTATTGAGCAGCATAAAAACGAACCGTTCTGCTGCATGGTCAGTATTCCTGATCCGCACGGGCCCGATCTGGTGCGTGAGCCTTACCACAGTATGTATAAAAATGCACCGTTCGAAGTGCCGTACACCGGAAAGAAAGACCCGAAAACTGCGCCGGCCTGGGCGCGGGTTACCGGCAGTAAGCCCGGGGACAAAGACGATATCTATTTCGGCATGGTCAAGTGTATTGACGATAATGTCGGCAAGATGCTGAAAAAGATTGATGATCTGGGACTTACTGACCGAACGATTGTTCTGTTTACCTCCGATCACGGGGATATGCGCGGTGAACACGGCCGGCAGAACAAGGGAATTCCTTATGAAGCGTCGGCGCGCATTCCGTTTGTGATTGCCGCACCCGGCCTGA of Tichowtungia aerotolerans contains these proteins:
- a CDS encoding sulfatase family protein; the encoded protein is MSSKSPNIIFVHVDQLRWSAVGANGSADGRTPNMDRILNEGVRFDRSYTACPVCVPARTAWYTGLEPEQSGISENPRWIDRKQVDVTELGTWLSEKAGYDCFYAGKWHIALKPQTTGFTFLHDSNPVGEYGDTPLARAAEDFLLHHQSDKPFFLSVGLLNPHDICYWSFQYTPAKFAIAKDIENLLPQLPPNLVRNDKKSEWSDLQWRFYAYSYFRFVEMVDDEIGRIYRAYRRSPDVENTVFIFSSDHGQGNGEHGVATKNSPYEHSCKVPLAVIDSQSTPRRDRDHMISGLDMAPTICDYAGVEPMPRNHGRSFRPLVRNEQVSWRDRMVLPTPLLRHSVVLKGDYKLIYTRKGGAVQLFHLKNDPWEMHDLSADPAHREVLDELSSLRETYDEQREYCPMARRDLERWM
- a CDS encoding sulfatase family protein, translated to MKRLFFYSAAALALSVSAEPPNVLVVMMDDFGGGQFAPLADRLNEQSFDPAFVSFVASMKNGGQYSNTEALAAARKAMPTMSRLAADGLLFTRAFSAAALCAPSRCGLATAMHPNRFGIYENSDVNAWPGALPPEKILMPYFKAAGYVTGHIGKWHLGPLNEEMARPIFEKYGLSSDTNPHSLKKNSPAYKELEAVGYFGSVPDALNPLNNGFDFYYGYNYHQSKFYGDSNVWNGFEHAGKQEGYNTETFTEKALSFINSAAKEKQPFFLNLHVHAVHGPLFPNPPEKYMKPFEGMPNLLKNFYGHVFAVDEAIRSVIETLEKNGQLQNTLIVFTGDNGGSVQRESPLPGNAPHRGHKGNYIQGGIRVPLVISWPAQIHKGHVTSELVSLLDILPTAMDAAGISIPDGLDGRSLLPFIEHSGSGPHDQLVWFGLESRSWGFLRETAFDFQKMRSKEPGSWTVVTDEWLLRFTGEIVPGLYRDYPDGNSARMELYSVKDDPGETHNLAGQYPETVATLKAIAAKRAKTLPPPSHWNRLKWQELQDSLEK
- a CDS encoding sulfatase-like hydrolase/transferase → MKRRNFMGLTGASLALSAFGASAVSKVRKPYNILIIHTDEHNFRTLGCYRRTLPEKEALIWGTPVVETPYIDSIADRGLVADSYYCASPICGPSRASFVSGLYPMDTGVIENDVRIHQDIETFATALQRAGYSTGYIGKWHLDGLQDEIIKHMEEKTGKPARNMYAAPEYYTGWVPPERGLGFEDNRYMFDCWHGKKVVSDPDGRNPEMFYPTEIGDEKTFMTDWLSDRTVEFIEQHKNEPFCCMVSIPDPHGPDLVREPYHSMYKNAPFEVPYTGKKDPKTAPAWARVTGSKPGDKDDIYFGMVKCIDDNVGKMLKKIDDLGLTDRTIVLFTSDHGDMRGEHGRQNKGIPYEASARIPFVIAAPGLIPAGIRTDVALNTIDFKPTLLSLLGVSAEKPSEGRDASAVLRGEPVSKDWKNLIFSRSPAVRQGTAWLMVTDGRYKLIASPVEPIWLIDLKKDPAELVNRAVDPELAPVRIRMAKALLNYAETYNDPNLPLGKMRASLEEAGL